One Bifidobacterium angulatum DSM 20098 = JCM 7096 DNA window includes the following coding sequences:
- a CDS encoding acyltransferase family protein: MMRKFVGLDGIKGLALVAIVAYHCTQGRLPGGFYGVDVFFTVAGFVMAASMFRKLFRKGKLNYVRYAQRRLARLYPALLLAVTAMVTFAGLLDRDALVNIFGQVLSSLTGWYNWHAIIGGQSYFDQLTPQLLRHLWFVGVLLQFYVVLPFVVWVMWRLRATRFSVAVPLVLAAVSGTLMWVLYQPGGDPTRVYFGTDTHSTGLMLGVAFAWCVCTYEYNHYRPVSQPVNASANLTSPARQTAQSMQPLPAAQSHLQPPQPPSGMSVAVAPALGFIALMMLCTLCFCGKQDDFAFRGGIILASICSVVLIAGTISVNSWMRDLMLFKPLAALGRHSYGVYLWHWPIWIIVSALLGKGNPRNNGWVLAVTLVLTALCSAISWYLLEQPIARHSTSYAIFPYPVSPEENKILQILRAVLVDVLVVVAMIGCARAINDAPGKTQMQIQLEQQSHKLERGRKQTQGGQPAKPVQPAKPEQAKPAEQKSAGKVQPKHPKHVAPTGNQMTAIGDSVMLASADGLGAVFPGIDINAEVSRSMAVASQIAQADAAANNLRQWVVVGLSTNGYVTVEQLDQLHQQLGDDRVMVLVNAHGNRAWIGVNNQMFADYVNSHAGNTVLVDWDAMANQHLDQISFGDGIHPVIGSDIYAQAVKQAIDGWIAAGH; encoded by the coding sequence ATGATGAGGAAATTCGTCGGACTGGATGGCATCAAGGGCTTGGCATTGGTGGCCATTGTCGCCTACCACTGCACGCAGGGCAGGCTTCCGGGCGGCTTCTACGGCGTCGATGTGTTTTTTACCGTGGCGGGCTTCGTTATGGCGGCGAGCATGTTCCGCAAACTGTTTCGTAAGGGCAAGCTGAACTACGTCCGATATGCGCAGCGTCGATTGGCGCGACTGTACCCGGCCTTGCTGCTTGCCGTTACCGCGATGGTGACGTTCGCCGGCCTGCTCGACAGGGACGCATTGGTGAATATCTTCGGCCAGGTGCTCAGCTCGTTGACCGGCTGGTACAACTGGCATGCCATTATCGGCGGGCAAAGCTACTTCGACCAGCTGACCCCTCAGCTTTTACGCCACCTGTGGTTCGTGGGGGTGCTATTGCAGTTCTATGTGGTGCTGCCATTCGTGGTATGGGTCATGTGGCGTTTACGCGCCACAAGGTTTTCGGTCGCGGTTCCTCTTGTACTTGCCGCAGTCAGCGGCACGCTGATGTGGGTGCTATACCAACCGGGCGGCGATCCCACGCGTGTGTATTTTGGTACGGACACGCACTCCACTGGCCTGATGCTGGGTGTGGCATTCGCATGGTGCGTGTGCACCTATGAATATAACCATTACCGACCGGTGTCCCAGCCCGTCAATGCATCGGCTAACCTGACGAGCCCTGCGCGGCAGACCGCCCAGAGTATGCAGCCGTTGCCTGCCGCGCAGTCGCATCTGCAACCGCCACAACCGCCATCCGGCATGAGCGTCGCAGTGGCCCCGGCTCTGGGCTTCATTGCGCTTATGATGCTCTGCACCCTGTGTTTTTGCGGCAAACAGGACGATTTTGCGTTCCGCGGCGGTATTATTCTCGCCAGCATCTGTTCAGTAGTGCTTATTGCGGGGACGATCAGCGTGAACTCCTGGATGCGCGATCTGATGCTGTTCAAACCGTTGGCCGCTCTCGGCCGTCATTCCTACGGCGTGTACCTGTGGCACTGGCCGATATGGATTATCGTTTCGGCGTTATTGGGCAAGGGCAATCCGCGCAACAACGGTTGGGTGCTTGCGGTGACGTTGGTTCTGACCGCACTGTGCTCCGCCATCTCGTGGTACCTGCTTGAACAGCCCATTGCACGCCATTCCACATCCTATGCGATCTTCCCATACCCGGTCAGCCCCGAAGAGAACAAGATTCTGCAGATTCTGCGTGCAGTGCTTGTCGATGTGCTTGTCGTGGTCGCCATGATCGGCTGCGCGCGCGCCATCAATGACGCCCCGGGGAAAACACAGATGCAGATTCAGCTTGAACAGCAGTCGCACAAGCTCGAACGTGGCCGGAAGCAGACGCAAGGAGGCCAGCCAGCCAAGCCCGTCCAACCGGCAAAACCTGAGCAGGCCAAGCCGGCCGAGCAGAAGAGCGCCGGCAAGGTACAGCCGAAACATCCCAAGCATGTTGCGCCGACAGGCAACCAGATGACCGCCATAGGCGACTCCGTCATGCTGGCCAGCGCCGACGGGCTCGGCGCGGTATTCCCCGGCATCGATATCAATGCCGAAGTCTCGCGCTCCATGGCTGTGGCGTCACAGATCGCCCAAGCGGATGCCGCAGCGAACAACCTGCGTCAATGGGTGGTGGTCGGCCTGAGCACCAACGGCTATGTCACCGTCGAACAACTGGACCAGCTGCACCAGCAACTTGGCGATGATCGGGTGATGGTACTGGTCAACGCGCATGGCAATCGGGCGTGGATCGGCGTGAACAACCAGATGTTCGCCGATTACGTCAATAGTCATGCAGGCAATACGGTGCTGGTGGATTGGGACGCCATGGCCAATCAGCATTTGGACCAGATATCGTTTGGTGACGGCATCCACCCGGTTATCGGCAGCGATATCTACGCGCAAGCGGTGAAGCAGGCAATTGATGGCTGGATCGCCGCCGGCCATTGA
- a CDS encoding acetate/propionate family kinase: MAKTVLVINSGSSSIKYQLVDLESGEGIASGLVEKIGEPVDGHYKHEYNGEKHELEEPIHDHEQGLKRVLGFFDEFGPKLSDAGIVAVGHRVVQGGSIFPQPALVTDKTINQVKDLAVLAPLHNGPEAKGAEVMRALLPDVPQVFVFDSSFFFQLPKASSTYALNKEVADQYHIRRYGAHGTSHEFISSVVPSVIGKPAEGLKQIVLHVGNGASASAEISGKPIETSMGLTPLEGLVMGGRTGDIDPAVVFHLIRNAHMSVDELDTLFNKRSGMMGMTGYGDLREVHRLVAEGNEDAKLALDVYVHRIVGYIGNYTAQLGGVDVITFTAGVGENDDVVRKMVCDKLAPFGVKLDEEKNATRSKEPRIISTPDSSVTICVIPTNEELAIARKSAAIAEAGEDYYGAKVA; the protein is encoded by the coding sequence ATGGCAAAAACCGTCCTTGTTATCAATTCCGGCTCCAGCTCGATCAAGTACCAGCTGGTCGACCTTGAATCCGGTGAAGGTATCGCTTCCGGTCTCGTCGAAAAGATCGGTGAGCCTGTCGACGGCCACTACAAGCACGAGTACAACGGCGAAAAGCATGAGCTTGAAGAGCCGATTCACGATCACGAGCAGGGTCTGAAGCGCGTTCTTGGCTTCTTCGATGAGTTCGGCCCGAAGCTGTCCGACGCAGGCATCGTCGCCGTCGGTCACCGCGTGGTTCAGGGTGGTTCCATCTTCCCGCAGCCGGCTCTCGTCACCGACAAGACCATCAACCAGGTCAAGGATCTGGCTGTGCTCGCCCCGCTGCACAACGGCCCGGAGGCCAAGGGCGCTGAAGTCATGCGTGCCCTGCTGCCGGATGTTCCGCAGGTCTTCGTGTTCGATTCCTCCTTCTTCTTCCAGCTGCCGAAGGCATCCAGCACCTACGCGCTGAACAAGGAAGTCGCCGATCAGTACCACATCCGTCGTTACGGCGCTCACGGCACCTCCCACGAGTTCATCTCCTCCGTGGTGCCGTCCGTCATCGGCAAGCCGGCCGAAGGCCTCAAGCAGATTGTGCTGCACGTCGGCAACGGTGCTTCCGCCTCCGCTGAAATCTCCGGCAAGCCGATCGAGACCTCCATGGGCCTGACCCCGCTGGAAGGCCTGGTAATGGGCGGCCGTACCGGCGACATCGACCCGGCAGTCGTGTTCCACCTGATCCGCAACGCCCACATGAGCGTTGATGAGCTGGACACCCTGTTCAACAAGCGTTCCGGCATGATGGGCATGACCGGTTACGGCGATCTGCGTGAAGTGCATCGCCTGGTCGCGGAAGGCAATGAGGACGCCAAGCTGGCCCTCGACGTCTACGTGCACCGCATCGTCGGCTACATCGGCAACTACACCGCCCAGCTGGGTGGTGTCGACGTGATCACCTTCACCGCAGGCGTCGGCGAGAACGATGACGTGGTCCGCAAGATGGTGTGCGATAAGCTCGCTCCGTTCGGCGTCAAGCTGGACGAGGAGAAGAACGCCACCCGTTCCAAGGAGCCGCGCATCATTTCCACTCCGGATTCCTCGGTCACCATCTGCGTCATCCCGACCAACGAGGAGCTGGCCATCGCCCGCAAGTCCGCAGCCATCGCGGAGGCCGGCGAAGACTACTACGGCGCCAAGGTCGCCTGA
- the pta gene encoding phosphate acetyltransferase: MPKPIQCIGDNVSLTTVTIISPEAANGRNVAALGVVRALASTQKTGVFRPAVCKKETFTQTLLDAANVGETIEQARGVCPKRARHDKNGSRADIVAAYETTVAAIDTEAMVIVGTDHSCVNDPETFAFNADVAADLQSPVFLAVCTINRTPEQVRETIKACTATVEEHGSAVLGVFVTGADEEQIPDLKAFFADADVPTWVLPKVDFEEDDAAEKAAEAFARNVPASEVHAALEAPFKAPVTPYAFQYGLLGKAKAVRKTIVLPEGAEDRIIAAADYLLERDIVDLIIVGDKEAILARGEELGLNSLGKAKFQAMDDETVLAPMVAKLCELRAKKGMTEEQARKQLTDASYFGTMLVVLGKADGLVSGSVNSTANTVRPALQVIKTKPGASLVSGSFLMCFKDHIAVFADCAINLNPNAEQLADIAIQSAETAAAFGLEPKVGMLSYSTLGSGRGPDVDLVEEATDLVRQKAPDLQVVGSVQFDAAWSPTVAATKAKGNDVAGHVNVFVFPDLCAGNIAYKAVQRSSGAVAIGPVLQGLNKPVNDLSRGATVQDIINTVALTAVEAQR; this comes from the coding sequence ATGCCGAAACCAATTCAGTGCATAGGAGACAACGTGAGTCTTACTACCGTAACCATCATCAGTCCCGAAGCAGCCAATGGCCGCAATGTCGCGGCGCTTGGCGTTGTCAGGGCTTTGGCATCCACACAGAAGACCGGCGTATTCCGCCCGGCCGTGTGCAAGAAAGAGACCTTCACCCAAACCCTGCTTGATGCCGCCAACGTCGGCGAAACCATCGAACAGGCCAGGGGAGTGTGCCCGAAACGTGCGCGACATGACAAGAACGGTTCTCGTGCCGATATCGTCGCAGCATATGAAACCACCGTCGCAGCCATCGACACCGAAGCCATGGTGATAGTCGGCACAGATCACAGCTGTGTCAACGACCCTGAGACCTTTGCCTTCAACGCCGATGTCGCCGCTGATTTGCAAAGCCCAGTATTCCTTGCGGTATGCACCATCAATCGCACGCCCGAGCAGGTGCGGGAAACCATTAAGGCATGCACTGCGACAGTGGAGGAGCACGGCAGCGCAGTGCTCGGCGTCTTCGTTACCGGAGCGGACGAGGAGCAGATCCCGGATCTGAAGGCGTTCTTCGCCGATGCCGATGTGCCGACGTGGGTATTGCCCAAGGTCGATTTCGAAGAGGATGATGCTGCTGAAAAGGCTGCTGAAGCCTTCGCCAGAAACGTTCCTGCAAGCGAGGTTCATGCCGCGCTTGAGGCGCCTTTTAAGGCCCCGGTTACTCCGTATGCCTTCCAATATGGCTTGTTGGGCAAGGCCAAAGCCGTCAGGAAAACCATCGTGCTGCCCGAAGGCGCCGAAGATCGCATTATCGCGGCCGCCGATTACCTGCTTGAGCGTGACATCGTGGATCTCATTATCGTCGGTGATAAAGAGGCGATTCTGGCACGGGGCGAGGAACTTGGACTCAACTCGTTGGGCAAGGCGAAGTTCCAGGCCATGGATGATGAGACGGTGCTTGCGCCCATGGTCGCCAAACTATGCGAGCTGCGAGCCAAGAAGGGCATGACCGAGGAACAGGCGCGCAAACAGCTTACCGATGCCAGTTATTTCGGCACCATGCTGGTGGTGCTCGGCAAAGCCGACGGTCTGGTCTCCGGTTCCGTCAATTCCACGGCCAATACCGTGCGCCCCGCATTGCAGGTCATTAAGACCAAGCCGGGTGCATCGTTGGTTTCTGGCTCGTTCCTCATGTGTTTCAAGGATCATATTGCCGTGTTCGCCGATTGCGCCATCAACCTCAATCCGAATGCCGAGCAACTGGCCGATATCGCCATTCAGTCCGCTGAAACCGCTGCGGCATTTGGTCTCGAGCCGAAGGTCGGTATGCTGTCGTATTCGACCTTGGGCTCTGGCAGAGGTCCGGATGTCGATCTGGTCGAGGAAGCTACCGATTTGGTCCGTCAGAAGGCTCCGGATCTGCAGGTGGTTGGTTCCGTGCAGTTCGATGCCGCTTGGTCACCGACCGTCGCAGCGACCAAGGCGAAAGGCAACGATGTGGCCGGTCACGTGAATGTATTCGTGTTCCCGGATTTGTGCGCCGGCAATATCGCATACAAGGCGGTGCAGCGTTCCTCCGGCGCGGTTGCCATTGGGCCGGTGCTTCAGGGCCTGAACAAGCCAGTGAACGATTTGTCCCGTGGCGCTACGGTACAGGACATTATCAACACTGTGGCTTTGACGGCAGTGGAGGCGCAGCGATAG
- a CDS encoding phosphoketolase produces MTNPVIGTPWKKLDAPVSEEALEGVDKYWRTANYLSIGQIYLRSNPLMKAPFTREDVKHRLVGHWGTTPGLNFLIGHINRFIADHQQNTVIIMGPGHGGPAGTAQSYLDGTYTETFPKITKDEAGLQKFFRQFSYPGGIPSHYAPETPGSIHEGGELGYALSHAYGAVMNNPSLFVPAIVGDGEAETGPLATGWQSNKLINPRTDGIVLPILHLNGYKIANPTILSRISDEELHEFFHGMGYEPYEFVAGFDDEDHMSIHRRFAELFESIFDEICEIKATAQTDDVHRPFYPMIIFRTPKGWTCPKFIDGKKTEGSWRSHQVPLASARDTEAHFEVLKNWLESYKPEELFDENGAVKADVTAFMPEGELRIGANPNANGGVIRKDLKLPKLEDYEVKEVQEYGHGWGQLEATRRLGVYTRDIIKNNPDDFRIFGPDETASNRLQAAYEVTNKQWDAGYLSEQVDEHMAVTGQVTEQLSEHQMEGFLEGYLLTGRHGIWSSYESFVHVIDSMLNQHAKWLEATVREIPWRKPISSMNLLVSSHVWRQDHNGFSHQDPGVTSVLLNKCFNNDHVIGIYFPVDSNMLLAVAEKCYKSTNKINAIIAGKQPAATWLTLDEARAELEKGAAEWEWASTAKSNDEAQIVLAATGDVPTQEIMAAADKLDAMGIKFKVVNVVDLVKLQSAKENNEALSDEEFAELFTEDKPVLFAYHSYARDVRGLIYDRPNHDNFNVHGYEEQGSTTTPYDMVRVNNIDRYELVAEALRMIDADKYADKINELEAFRTEAFQFAVDNGYDHPDYTDWVYSGVNTNKQGAVSATAATAGDNE; encoded by the coding sequence ATGACGAATCCTGTTATTGGCACCCCTTGGAAGAAGCTCGACGCTCCCGTTTCTGAGGAAGCCCTTGAAGGCGTTGACAAGTACTGGCGTACTGCTAACTACCTGTCCATCGGCCAGATCTACCTTCGCAGCAACCCGCTGATGAAGGCTCCGTTCACCCGCGAAGATGTCAAGCATCGTCTCGTGGGCCACTGGGGCACCACCCCTGGCCTGAACTTCCTCATCGGCCACATCAACCGCTTCATCGCTGATCACCAGCAGAACACCGTGATCATCATGGGCCCGGGCCACGGCGGCCCGGCCGGTACCGCTCAGTCCTACCTGGACGGCACCTACACCGAGACTTTCCCGAAGATCACCAAGGATGAAGCTGGCCTGCAGAAGTTCTTCCGCCAGTTCTCCTACCCGGGCGGCATCCCGTCCCACTACGCTCCGGAGACCCCGGGCTCCATCCACGAGGGTGGCGAGCTGGGTTACGCTCTGTCCCACGCTTACGGCGCTGTGATGAACAACCCGTCCCTCTTCGTCCCGGCCATCGTCGGCGACGGCGAAGCTGAGACCGGCCCGCTGGCTACCGGCTGGCAGTCCAACAAGCTCATCAACCCGCGCACCGACGGTATCGTGCTGCCGATCCTGCACCTCAACGGCTACAAGATCGCCAACCCGACCATCCTGTCCCGCATCTCCGACGAAGAGCTGCACGAGTTCTTCCACGGCATGGGTTACGAGCCGTACGAGTTCGTCGCTGGCTTCGACGATGAGGACCACATGTCCATCCACCGTCGTTTCGCCGAGCTCTTCGAGTCCATCTTCGACGAGATCTGCGAGATCAAGGCCACCGCTCAGACCGACGATGTGCATCGTCCGTTCTACCCGATGATCATCTTCCGCACCCCGAAGGGCTGGACCTGCCCGAAGTTCATCGACGGCAAGAAGACCGAGGGTTCCTGGCGTTCCCACCAGGTGCCGCTGGCTTCCGCCCGCGATACCGAGGCTCACTTCGAGGTCCTCAAGAACTGGCTCGAGTCCTACAAGCCGGAAGAGCTGTTCGACGAGAACGGTGCTGTGAAGGCTGACGTCACCGCCTTCATGCCGGAAGGCGAGCTGCGCATCGGCGCCAACCCGAACGCCAACGGTGGTGTGATCCGCAAGGACCTCAAGCTCCCGAAGCTCGAGGACTACGAGGTCAAGGAAGTCCAGGAGTACGGCCACGGCTGGGGCCAGCTGGAAGCTACCCGCCGCCTGGGCGTCTACACCCGCGACATCATCAAGAACAACCCGGACGACTTCCGTATCTTCGGACCGGACGAGACCGCTTCCAACCGTCTGCAGGCCGCTTACGAAGTGACCAACAAGCAGTGGGACGCCGGCTACCTGTCCGAGCAGGTCGATGAGCACATGGCTGTCACCGGCCAGGTCACCGAGCAGCTGTCCGAGCACCAGATGGAAGGCTTCCTCGAGGGCTACCTGCTGACCGGTCGTCACGGCATCTGGAGCTCCTACGAGTCCTTCGTCCACGTGATCGACTCCATGCTGAACCAGCACGCCAAGTGGCTGGAGGCTACTGTCCGCGAGATCCCGTGGCGTAAGCCGATCTCCTCCATGAACCTGCTTGTGTCCTCCCACGTGTGGCGTCAGGATCACAACGGCTTCTCCCACCAGGATCCGGGTGTCACCTCCGTCCTGCTGAACAAGTGCTTCAACAACGACCACGTGATCGGCATCTACTTCCCGGTGGATTCCAACATGCTGCTGGCCGTCGCCGAGAAGTGCTACAAGTCCACCAACAAGATCAACGCCATCATCGCCGGCAAGCAGCCGGCCGCCACCTGGCTGACCCTGGACGAGGCTCGCGCCGAGCTCGAGAAGGGTGCTGCCGAGTGGGAGTGGGCTTCCACCGCGAAGTCCAACGACGAGGCTCAGATCGTGCTCGCCGCCACCGGTGATGTTCCGACTCAGGAAATCATGGCCGCTGCCGACAAGCTGGACGCCATGGGCATCAAGTTCAAGGTCGTCAACGTTGTGGATCTGGTCAAGCTGCAGTCCGCCAAGGAGAACAACGAGGCCCTCTCCGACGAGGAGTTCGCTGAGCTGTTCACCGAGGACAAGCCGGTCCTGTTCGCTTACCACTCCTACGCTCGCGACGTGCGTGGTCTGATCTACGATCGCCCGAACCACGACAACTTCAACGTCCACGGCTACGAGGAGCAGGGCTCCACCACCACCCCGTACGACATGGTGCGCGTCAACAACATCGATCGCTACGAGCTCGTTGCCGAAGCTCTGCGCATGATCGACGCTGACAAGTACGCCGACAAGATCAACGAGCTCGAGGCCTTCCGTACCGAAGCCTTCCAGTTCGCTGTCGACAACGGCTACGATCACCCGGATTACACCGATTGGGTCTACTCCGGCGTGAACACCAACAAGCAGGGTGCTGTCTCCGCTACCGCCGCAACCGCTGGCGATAACGAGTGA